The Candidatus Thiothrix anitrata genome includes the window CATGACGACACGCACTATGTATCACCGCTGCTCAAGATTGCGATTGCGCATTACCAGTTTGAAACGATTCACCCGTTTCTGGATGGCAATGGGTGCTTGGGGCGGTTACTGGTTCCGCTGTATCTGGCTTCCGAACAGATTCTTGCCAAACCGGCGTTGTATTTGTCGGATTATTTCGAGCGCAACAAAACGGCTTATGTCGACCACCTGATGGCAGTCAGGCAAGGCAACCACTTGCGTGAATGGCTGCTGTTCTTTTTGCATGGTGTGGCGGAAACGGCGCAATCCTCCATTGCCGTATTCAAAAGCATATTACTGCTCAAAGAGCGTATCGACAGCGATGTATTGCCACGCTTCGGTGTACGGCGGCAGGAGAATGCGCAACAACTTATGCGCTACCTCTACCGGAAGCCTGTCGTTGATGTGAAAACGGTTACGGAGCTTTTGGAAATCACGCAAAAAACAGCGGGGTCGCTGGTTGATGACTTGGTTAGTTATGGGGTGTTGGCTGAAATCACCGGGCAGCGGCGGAATCGGTTGTTTGTGTTTAGAGAGTATCTGGGGTTGTTTACAAGATAAGCACGTGACGTTTGCACATTGATAATTAGCTTAAGGGATGCTTGACGTAATGCTGATTCAAAACATCAACCATACTTGTAGCCCTAATTTGCCTTGCATAGTCAAGTATATCGCCGCCATCTTTCCAACATATTTTATACTTTCTGGCATTATTGCTTTTTTCTTTTAAAAAACTAATAGCATCCTCGGAAAATCGCCCACTAGTCCAATACTCGAAAGACATATTAACATCTTTAAATCTGGACTCATCTCTTAAAGCCTCTCGAATGATGGGGACTTTTTTAGACAGCCAGATTTCAACGTCTTTGACATCAATTAAGGTTGAAGGCTGATATCCTTTACATTCATATATTGCAAGCTCGTGCTCGCCTTTTACCCTTCTTATATCTATTTCTGCACGCTCCCCATTTCTATTGCGTACCTTTACTCCAATATCTATGCTTGAGCCTTCCCCCTTATAAACGAGATGACCAACAATCAACTCAAATAATGCACCACGTAGATTGATGGCAGAACCTTCAATGCGGGAAAGAGAGTTTAACAAGGAATTTACTTTATCAGGGTTTTTTGCGGCTATCGCCGCTGCATTCTCTAACGTAGCAGTCAGTTGACGAATGTTTTCTGCCATCTCACTCCCAAATAATATTTCAGGGGTTGTAAATATCAATCCGTTTGATTTTCCCAAGCGAAATGCTGCATCTGAAAATCTATCAGCTATTAACATGCCAATGAATGGCTTCATATTTCTCATTGAACGATTTAATGCACATTTTTTTATAAAGTATTGCACCCCTTCTACATCAACTAAAGAACTGATGACATCAATAGCAATAAAACCAGGTATAACCTTATCATTTTTAAACTCTGAGAGAGGCCATATATAAGATGGAGCAGTAATATCCCAGCCAAACTGCCCAAACTCAGGGATATAATCTTTTGTTTTCTTTTTTATGGCATCATAGCTACCAAGACCAATTTTTCTTGTCCAATCATATGTAGCAGAAATAATCATATCTTCGATCAAAAGCCTATTACTAAGTGAACTTACCTCAGAGTAATCAAGAAAGCCATTAGCATCAACCATAACACACTCTTCATTATTTTCATCAATCTCTAGCTTAACAAGCTTACTTGATATCAATCCTCGTAAAATATTATCTGAAGATATATGTTTTTTTAATCTTTGAGGTGATCCACTGATTATTTTGAAGAATTTTTTTGGAATTATACCGCCTCTAGCCATTAGGCTCTGCAATGCAATTCCGTAGGCAGAATTTGACTGAGTATGCGAATTTGCTAGTGCATTCCAAAACTTATCTGTTCCATACTGCTCACTCAAGTACAAGAAACTTTCCCGTCTGGGTAGTTTGATCGTAGTCAGTTTTTTTACCCTCCCTCCTGACCTAGAAATTCTTTGTCTGGCTGCCTCTTCACTGATTCCACTAGAGACAAGCACCTCCTTTATCTTTGAAGACGGAGATGGGCCAAGCTTATTCAGGATATGTTCTACCGTAAGTTGGGACATACGCTCTCAAGCCTCTCATATACACTGTCACACTGCGCTATTTATAACAACACTACTTTGCTTCTTCTTGTTTTTTGAATAAGAAAATACTCATTTTAAAACAAACAGATAGAAGAAGATTTTTTGATGATACTACGTCTTTTGTCACAGTGCCATTGAAATGTATAGGCTTTCACCATGCCAGATTCCTAAATCACGCTGTTGGCGAGTGTCATCGCCTTGCGCACATCCCAGCCGCCAATATCCAGCACCGCGTTGACGGGCAGTTCGATCACATCGCGTTCCGGGTCAAGCTGGATGTACCACTCCGGCGCATGGGCATACACAAAGCGCACGTCGTAATCGCTATCCGGCGAAGGAACCCCCCACGAACGGCTGCCGCTTTCAATCGCGCTAATAATCGTCACCTGATGCTGGCGAGCCAGTTCCTCCAGCTTGCCCAACACTTCCGTGCGGATGCTGGTATTAATCCGTTCCTGCATTTACATTTTCCCCTGATAACGCTGCAACACCTGCCCAATCTCCTCCAACGCCCGCTCAGCCGCGTGCGGACGGTTCACCACCTCGCTGATCGAGCCGAAATGCTGTTCCAGACAATCCGTCAGCAACTGGCGGATGGCATCCGTATCCGGCGCATCCGGCAAGCGGCTGGCGAGATACACCCGTTCCAGATCGGCTTCCTTGCGGGCAAAGTAATCTTCCAGTTGCGGCAGCGTCCATTCACCCCGGCGGATCGCTTTCATCTGCTCGGCATCGCGCTGCAAATCCATATCCTGATGCATCAGCAATTGCTCAACCTCACCCAGCAAGCGCACCACGTGGTAGGCAAATTTCACGTCATAACCGAATTGCTCCGTCAGCGCCTTGCGTTTGCCCTCCGGCTGTTTGGTACGGATTTTGTGCATCTGCCCATAGGCATAGCCCTTGAACTTCGCCCAGCAGCCCTTGTGCAAAAACAATTGCCGCCGCTCGCGCACCAGCTTACCGATGGGCGAGGCATACAGCACGCAATTTTCCGGCACATACAAGCTGTCGATAATGTTGGGGTTATTGTCAGCCAGCAAGCGGAAATACTTGGCAATCGCAAACACCGTCACGTCATACACCCGCCCCTTGCCACCGAGTGCCGCCGTATCGCGGATATGGTGCTGCTGGTACTGCTCGAATTGCACCGAATAGCTATCAAAGCCCGGAATTTCACCGCGCAAATGCGGAAACATCATGGTTTTGGGCGGAATTGCAAAGGCGTAGATGTCCATGTCCGAACTGTCGTTGCTGACCCCATACGCCACCGAACCCATGATGACTTCGTACTGCACGGCACTGCTGAGAAAATCCGGCGGGCTGGGCAGAAGCTTTTTTTGCTGGAGTGACTGGATGTGACTGCTCATACGTACTGGCCGACCTCTTTATCTCAAATTTCATATATTTTGAAACAAATATACAGTTTTAGCTATAATGATTTTAATTGTATGTATTTTTGAGATGAAAAATGATCAAACATCCTCCTTTCAAGGATCAAACCCCGACTGCTGCATTCCTCGAGGCGTTTGCTGAAATCAACGAGCGTTGCCCTGGCAAGCTGATGGAATACATCGCTTTTCAGCGTCCTGTGGATGAGAAAGGGCGTTACCTACATTTCGATGAAATGCGTTATCGGCTAAAACCTGAGCTGAATGCCGAGTGGGTATGGGCGGTACTGCGTTTTTCACGCGACAAACAATTAACCCCTTTGGTAGTCTTGGGCGACCCTGCTGTGACCTGCGAATACCTGCAAACACCCGCTATCCAGCAAGCACTGTCGATGGTGGATCGGTACACCAGTGCTTCCGCTCTCGATTTGATGAGCAGCAAAATCGGTGAAAAGACACAACTGAATCACTACCTCATCAATGACCTAATTGAGGACGAAGCGATCAGCAGCAGCCAGCTCGAAGGGGCAGCGACCACGACGCTGGTAGCCAAAGAGATGCTAAAACGTAAACGCAAACCGCGTACCCCGGATGAAAAAATGATTCTGGGCAATTTCATGATGATGCAGTTTGCATGGGAACAACGTCACCAGCCGCTCAGTATTGAACTCATCACCGACTTACACCGCATTGGGGTTGAGGGCATTGATGATGCCAAATACACACCGGGCCGTTTTCGGCGCACCGATGATGTGGTCGTCGTCGGCAAAGATAACGAGATCGTGCATCAGCCACCACCCGCCACCGCCTTGAAGGAACGCTTGCGGCACTTCGCTGGCTGGATCAATACGTGCCACGACGATGCAGAAAGCAACGCCTACATTCATACCCTGATCAAGGCCATTACCCTGCACTTTACCATCGGGTATGAACACCCGTTCCGTGATGGCAATGGGCGGGTGGCTCGTGGTCTGTTTTACTGGTTTATGTTTAAGCATGATTACACCGCTTTTCGTTACATCGCCATCAGTACCCTATTGAAAAAAGCCCCGCTCCAGTATGGCAAGTCTTACCTTTATACCGAAACAGATGGCATGGACTTAACCTATTTCATTGATTACCAAAGCAGGATTATTGTGCGGGCGATTCGGGGATTCCTCGATACCTACCAAAAAATACGGCGTGATATTGAAGCATTTGACCGTTGGTTATGGGATAGCGGACTCTATCGCCAACTGAATGACAAACAGCGGATGCTGTTCAACATCGCCAAGGACGATCACGATCAACGTTTTACGGTAAGAGGTGTGGAAAAAAACCTCGGCTGTTCCTACAACACAGCGGCGGCAGCACTCAATGGTCTGGTAGAGCTGGGATTATTCCGCAAGCAGAAAGAAGGCAGGGAATGGGTGTATGTTTTGCTGGATAAACAGGCTATCCAAAAAAGCTGGAAAAGCTAATCCTGCATTTTTCAAACCTTTCAATACACTGACTGGGGCTTTTGGTACAATTGGCAACTGAATTTTGATGGAACACCCCCCATGCCACCCAACGCCAATCCCCACGCCCCTGTCGCCCTGTTCGACCACCCCAAATACTGGGCGGAATGCTACGACACCTCGCCGTATCTCCCCATGAGTCGTGCGGAAATGGACGCGCTAGGCTGGGATTCCTGCGACATTATTATCGTCACCGGGGATGCTTACGTAGACCACCCTTCGTTCGGCATGGCAGTCATCGGGCGGGTGCTGGAAGCGCAAGGTTTCCGCGTCGGCATCATTGCGCAACCGGATTGGCATTCCAAAGACCCGTTCATGGCTCTCGGCGCACCCAACCTGTTTTTCGGCGTGGCGGCGGGCAATATGGACTCGATGATCAACCGCTACACCGCCGACCGCAAAACGCGCTCCGACGACGTTTACACCCCCGGCGGCATGGCAGGCAAACGCCCCGACCGCGCCACGCTGGTGTACACGCACCGCTGCCGCGAAGCCTACCCCGACGTGCCGATCATTATCGGCGGAATCGAAGCCTCGTTGCGGCGCATTGCGCATTTCGATTACTGGCAGGAAAAAGTGCGCACCTCGATCCTGATGGATGCCGCCGCCGACCTATTGCTATACGGCAACGCCGAACGCGCCGTGGTCGAAGTGGCGCACCGCATCGCTTCCGGCGAACCTGTTTCCAGCATTACCGACGTGCGCGGCACGGCCTTCATCCGCCGCGACACCCCGCCGGGTTGGATGGAAATCGACTCCAGCCGCATCGACCAACCGGGCAAAATCGACCGCATTATCAACCCCTACCTCAACACCACCGAGATGAGCGAATGCGAAGTCGAAAAGCGCAATGTGCAATGGTTTGAATACGAAGACCCGCGCAGCAAACGCCCCGACGAACACAAGCTGATCTTCCACCCCCGCGCCCGTTTAGACCGCGACACTACCGTGATCCGCCTGCCTTCTTACGAAAAAGTCAGCAAAGACAAAGCCTTGTACGCCCACGCCAACCGCGTGCTGCACTTGGAAACCAACCCCGGCAACGCCCGTGCTTTGGTGCAAAAACACGGCAACATTGACGTGTGGCTGAACCCGCCACCGATTCCGCTAACCACGCCGGAAATGGATTTCGTGTTCGGGCTGCCCTACGCTCGCTTGCCGCACCCGTCCTATAACGGCGTAAAAATCCCCGCCTATGACATGATCCGTTTCTCGGTGAATATCATGCGCGGCTGCTTTGGCGGCTGCACCTTCTGTTCGATTACCGAACACGAAGGGCGCATTATCCAAAGCCGTTCCAAAGAATCCATCATCCGCGAAGTCGAGGAAATCCGCGACAAAGTGCCGGGATTTACCGGGGTAATTTCCGACCTTGGCGGCCCCACCGCGAATATGTACCGCCTCGCCTGCAAAGACCCGAAGATCGAAGCCGCGTGCCGCAAACCCGCGTGCGTCTACCCCGACGTGTGCCACAACCTCAACACCGACCACGCCGCTTTGAAGGAATTGTACCGCGAAGCGCGTACCCTGCCCGGTATCAAGAAAATCCTGATCGGTTCAGGGGTGCGCTATGACCTTGCCATCAAAGACCCCGAATACGTCAAAGAATTGGTGACGCACCACGTCGGCGGCTATTTAAAAATCGCACCGGAACACACCGAATCCGGCCCCCTGTCCAAGATGATGAAACCGGGCATCGGCGCGTATGACGAATTCAAACGCCTGTTCGAGAAATACACCAAGGAAGCGGGCAAAGAACAATATTTGATCCCGTATTTCATCGCCGCGCACCCCGGCACGTCCGACGAAGACATGCTCAACCTTGCACTGTGGCTGAAGAAAAACGGCTTCCGCGCCGACCAAGTGCAAGCGTTTTACCCCTCGCCGATGGCATCTGCCACCACCATGTACCACACCGACAAAAACCCGCTGCACAAAGTCACCTACAAGAGCGAAAAGGTCGCCACCGCCAAATCACCGGAACAACGCAAGCTACACAAAGCGTTTTTGCGCTGGCACGACCCCAAGAACTGGCCGCTGCTGCGCAAAGCGATAGCGGAGATGGGGCGGCAGGAACTGATTGGCGATGGCGAGAACCAGTTGATCCCGCATTACAAAGCGGGTGAGGAACAGTTGGTGTATGAGGCGCATCGGCGCAAGAATAAGGGCGGGGAGCATCAGAAGCGGGTGGGGAAGGCGGCCTCTATCCCACCTGCTAACAAGCAGCAGGGTGGCAAGGAAATGCTGACCCAGCATACCGGTTTGCCACCGAAACCTCACGCAGGAACAAATAGTAAACAAAAGCCGACAGGAAATCCCAAGCAGTGCAAGAAGTAATTTCGTCAAATGATTAATAGATGTTTCCTGAACAGGGAGGATAAAAATCATATCAGTTATTTTGGCTTCACTGAGGCTGAATCAAGAAATTCAAATTAATGCTTAATATTGAATACAAAACAAGCTGGACTTTTTAAAGAAAGACTGGAGTCCATTAAAATTAATAAGCGAGATTGCAATGATTATTCCAAATGTAAGTCGTATTGAAAGAGATATTCATCAACTTAGCAAATTTCGAGATCCGAAATTTCCAGGAATCACAAGGAGATACGATTCAATACAGTACATTGAGGCTAGAAACTGGATAATAAGAAAATTCAATGAGTATGGTTTAACCCCTATAGTAGACAAGACAGGAAATTTAATGGTCGAATATGGCAGTCACTCAAATAATAGATTGATTGCTATCGGCTCACATATAGATACTGTCATAAGTGGTGGGAAATACGATGGAAGTGTTGGGGTTCTTGGTGGTTTAGAAATACTCCGGTGTCTAATCGAGAATAAGATTGAATTATCTCATAATATACTTCTAATTGATTTCTTTGCGGAAGAGTCAACAGAGTTTGGATTATCATTGGTTGGTAGCAGGGGATTGGCTGAAACATTATCTATTGAACAACTTAGCCTGAAAAACGATGCAGGCAAGAGTTTAAAAGAAGTGATTACAACACATATAAATGAACTAAACACATCGTTTGGTTATATCAATAGACGCAGAATATCTTATTTTTTAGAACTCCACATCGAACAAGGTCCTATTTTAGAACACGAGAAAAAGACAGTTGGAGTGGTCTCTGGCATAATCGGGTTGCGTAGATTAGATGTAATAATTATTGGCGAAAACAATCACGCAGGGTCAACACCATTAGAATTACGGAAAGATGCACTTTTATCTGCGGCAATTATAATTGTGGAACTTAGAAAAAAATGGAAAGAAAAAGCTAAAGACTCAATTCGGATTACAGTTGGTAAATTGAAAATTTCACCAAACTTATCAAATGTAATCCCTGGGCGAGTAGAGTTTTCCATTGATCTCCGGGCTGAGTCAAATCAAATTCTAGACTATTGGGTTGATCAAATAGAAAATACAGTTATTGAGTCTTGCGTAGAAAATGACGTGGAATGGAAGATCATGATTAAATCTCGTATAGAACCTGTTACCTTTAATAAGGACATCTTAGCAGTTATCTTTAAGGCAGCGGAAAAAGCGAAAATGAGTTGCATGACTATAAATAGTGGTGCGGCACATGACTCAAGTCAAATGTCATTAATTTCGAAAGCAGGAATGATTTTTATTCCAAGCAAAGATGGCAAGAGCCATTGTGAGTCAGAGTTCACGTCGATGGATGATATTTCTAAAGGTGTAGAAGTGTTAGGCAATTCTATTCTTCTCCTTGATAGTTTAATCGACTGAATGTAGCGTATGCCACATACGAATAATCATCTAATTTTTCCGGGGCTGTTGCCAACCCCGAATTATATTTCCGATGTCTCCAATCTTTAATGATGTTTTATTTTTTAGTAAGTCAAAACAATAGAGTTTCCTTTCTAGCTGGGAAATATATCAGCAGGTTATTCGAGGTTTTTAGGCTGATTATCTAAGTGTTTGCATCAGCTTCCGTTTCGTTAACTAAATTACCAAGCCAAATTAAGAAATCTGTACCGCCAGTTCCCTTGTCTGTAAGCTTTCTCCCATTTTCCACAAGAAAATAATTGACAATATCTAAATGCACCCTCCTAAGTTCAGCAACAGCAAGTAATGCATTGCGCCGAGCTTTTTTAATGTATATATTATTAATAAAGCCTAGCAATTGCTGACCAGTCTTAGATGTACGCTCAAAAAATTCTTGATGACTTGGAGGTGCACATAATACAAAGTGCTTGAAAGATGATATTACATGATCTGAATGTCTAGTTCCAAGAGCTATATCTACAGCTCGCATCATGCCAGATTGCGCCCCCGTTTCTCCGACATATGTCACTTCCGGATTGCCTGAAACTCCATTAAATCTAATTCGGTCATGCCCAAACAATAATGGACGAATAGATTCGCGGAACACTGTAGGATCTATATTTCCAGCAACTTCTGCAAATATACTCTTGGCAAATAAAACACCAGCTTCGATTGATTCGAGAGCCGAAGTAAGTACTTCTATATTATTACTTTGTAATGCTAATTCCATTCTTTTAATTGCTGCTACAACTTCTGCACCAACAGTCTCAGCTGATAAATGTACTGCGATAAACCACT containing:
- a CDS encoding Fic family protein, giving the protein MIADPALSHLLSQADRALGELNAFSQLVPNVDFFIQMYVAKEATYSSRIEGTQTNVEDAFKDAADVAPEKRDDWAEVQNYIQALNYAVARLETLHLSNRLLREAHATLLQGVRGATKQPGEFRTSQNWIDVSLKNAVFVPPHHERVGELMSDLEKFLHDDTHYVSPLLKIAIAHYQFETIHPFLDGNGCLGRLLVPLYLASEQILAKPALYLSDYFERNKTAYVDHLMAVRQGNHLREWLLFFLHGVAETAQSSIAVFKSILLLKERIDSDVLPRFGVRRQENAQQLMRYLYRKPVVDVKTVTELLEITQKTAGSLVDDLVSYGVLAEITGQRRNRLFVFREYLGLFTR
- a CDS encoding PDDEXK family nuclease, whose protein sequence is MARGGIIPKKFFKIISGSPQRLKKHISSDNILRGLISSKLVKLEIDENNEECVMVDANGFLDYSEVSSLSNRLLIEDMIISATYDWTRKIGLGSYDAIKKKTKDYIPEFGQFGWDITAPSYIWPLSEFKNDKVIPGFIAIDVISSLVDVEGVQYFIKKCALNRSMRNMKPFIGMLIADRFSDAAFRLGKSNGLIFTTPEILFGSEMAENIRQLTATLENAAAIAAKNPDKVNSLLNSLSRIEGSAINLRGALFELIVGHLVYKGEGSSIDIGVKVRNRNGERAEIDIRRVKGEHELAIYECKGYQPSTLIDVKDVEIWLSKKVPIIREALRDESRFKDVNMSFEYWTSGRFSEDAISFLKEKSNNARKYKICWKDGGDILDYARQIRATSMVDVLNQHYVKHPLS
- a CDS encoding DNA polymerase beta superfamily protein, with protein sequence MQERINTSIRTEVLGKLEELARQHQVTIISAIESGSRSWGVPSPDSDYDVRFVYAHAPEWYIQLDPERDVIELPVNAVLDIGGWDVRKAMTLANSVI
- a CDS encoding nucleotidyltransferase domain-containing protein, whose protein sequence is MSSHIQSLQQKKLLPSPPDFLSSAVQYEVIMGSVAYGVSNDSSDMDIYAFAIPPKTMMFPHLRGEIPGFDSYSVQFEQYQQHHIRDTAALGGKGRVYDVTVFAIAKYFRLLADNNPNIIDSLYVPENCVLYASPIGKLVRERRQLFLHKGCWAKFKGYAYGQMHKIRTKQPEGKRKALTEQFGYDVKFAYHVVRLLGEVEQLLMHQDMDLQRDAEQMKAIRRGEWTLPQLEDYFARKEADLERVYLASRLPDAPDTDAIRQLLTDCLEQHFGSISEVVNRPHAAERALEEIGQVLQRYQGKM
- a CDS encoding Fic family protein, whose translation is MIKHPPFKDQTPTAAFLEAFAEINERCPGKLMEYIAFQRPVDEKGRYLHFDEMRYRLKPELNAEWVWAVLRFSRDKQLTPLVVLGDPAVTCEYLQTPAIQQALSMVDRYTSASALDLMSSKIGEKTQLNHYLINDLIEDEAISSSQLEGAATTTLVAKEMLKRKRKPRTPDEKMILGNFMMMQFAWEQRHQPLSIELITDLHRIGVEGIDDAKYTPGRFRRTDDVVVVGKDNEIVHQPPPATALKERLRHFAGWINTCHDDAESNAYIHTLIKAITLHFTIGYEHPFRDGNGRVARGLFYWFMFKHDYTAFRYIAISTLLKKAPLQYGKSYLYTETDGMDLTYFIDYQSRIIVRAIRGFLDTYQKIRRDIEAFDRWLWDSGLYRQLNDKQRMLFNIAKDDHDQRFTVRGVEKNLGCSYNTAAAALNGLVELGLFRKQKEGREWVYVLLDKQAIQKSWKS
- a CDS encoding YgiQ family radical SAM protein, whose protein sequence is MPPNANPHAPVALFDHPKYWAECYDTSPYLPMSRAEMDALGWDSCDIIIVTGDAYVDHPSFGMAVIGRVLEAQGFRVGIIAQPDWHSKDPFMALGAPNLFFGVAAGNMDSMINRYTADRKTRSDDVYTPGGMAGKRPDRATLVYTHRCREAYPDVPIIIGGIEASLRRIAHFDYWQEKVRTSILMDAAADLLLYGNAERAVVEVAHRIASGEPVSSITDVRGTAFIRRDTPPGWMEIDSSRIDQPGKIDRIINPYLNTTEMSECEVEKRNVQWFEYEDPRSKRPDEHKLIFHPRARLDRDTTVIRLPSYEKVSKDKALYAHANRVLHLETNPGNARALVQKHGNIDVWLNPPPIPLTTPEMDFVFGLPYARLPHPSYNGVKIPAYDMIRFSVNIMRGCFGGCTFCSITEHEGRIIQSRSKESIIREVEEIRDKVPGFTGVISDLGGPTANMYRLACKDPKIEAACRKPACVYPDVCHNLNTDHAALKELYREARTLPGIKKILIGSGVRYDLAIKDPEYVKELVTHHVGGYLKIAPEHTESGPLSKMMKPGIGAYDEFKRLFEKYTKEAGKEQYLIPYFIAAHPGTSDEDMLNLALWLKKNGFRADQVQAFYPSPMASATTMYHTDKNPLHKVTYKSEKVATAKSPEQRKLHKAFLRWHDPKNWPLLRKAIAEMGRQELIGDGENQLIPHYKAGEEQLVYEAHRRKNKGGEHQKRVGKAASIPPANKQQGGKEMLTQHTGLPPKPHAGTNSKQKPTGNPKQCKK
- a CDS encoding M20 family metallo-hydrolase, with translation MIIPNVSRIERDIHQLSKFRDPKFPGITRRYDSIQYIEARNWIIRKFNEYGLTPIVDKTGNLMVEYGSHSNNRLIAIGSHIDTVISGGKYDGSVGVLGGLEILRCLIENKIELSHNILLIDFFAEESTEFGLSLVGSRGLAETLSIEQLSLKNDAGKSLKEVITTHINELNTSFGYINRRRISYFLELHIEQGPILEHEKKTVGVVSGIIGLRRLDVIIIGENNHAGSTPLELRKDALLSAAIIIVELRKKWKEKAKDSIRITVGKLKISPNLSNVIPGRVEFSIDLRAESNQILDYWVDQIENTVIESCVENDVEWKIMIKSRIEPVTFNKDILAVIFKAAEKAKMSCMTINSGAAHDSSQMSLISKAGMIFIPSKDGKSHCESEFTSMDDISKGVEVLGNSILLLDSLID
- a CDS encoding PrnB family protein; protein product: MDSISAFWMPDDVTGFLPKITPSTPLALSQLPYGSSRILGQLSTELGVMTDTDLEYIISSLKGEPEVAPADTTPEVCEGILRAYVIVAAHLIHRPYFAQKKELPEAIAKPIWDFSKYVGRPPSLTYASYVLANFSNKISVRSKPSDIKVAQTLTGTSDEEWFIAVHLSAETVGAEVVAAIKRMELALQSNNIEVLTSALESIEAGVLFAKSIFAEVAGNIDPTVFRESIRPLLFGHDRIRFNGVSGNPEVTYVGETGAQSGMMRAVDIALGTRHSDHVISSFKHFVLCAPPSHQEFFERTSKTGQQLLGFINNIYIKKARRNALLAVAELRRVHLDIVNYFLVENGRKLTDKGTGGTDFLIWLGNLVNETEADANT